One genomic segment of Thermodesulfobacteriota bacterium includes these proteins:
- a CDS encoding M56 family metallopeptidase, whose amino-acid sequence MPYLLLALTSFFVVTVAGLTLGLPYLMELTRAALEWCRHLMLLCLPYLSILKASALWAVAGLVSGGLVYASVKAVSDGLRARSAIEKLPLLDKNLGVVLIKDDSLKAAFTHGLLRPRVYLSTGLLKGLTREEAHAVLLHEAHHRKHMDTLKFFCLSLFRNALFYLPLVGWLAERVREKSERAADDSVVKKTGNGLGLASALVKVARTSTPLPLPVSIKGSGETESRIKRLVEGEGGEPRLSVPPRRLVASSLAIAALIVLGLSLPLLASTDSCDMDHCSMHGQDVGNECETHCETQG is encoded by the coding sequence ATGCCCTACCTCTTGCTGGCGCTCACGTCGTTCTTTGTCGTCACCGTCGCCGGGCTTACGCTGGGGCTCCCCTACCTTATGGAGCTTACAAGGGCGGCGCTCGAGTGGTGCCGGCACCTGATGTTGCTCTGCCTCCCCTACCTGTCGATACTCAAGGCCTCGGCACTCTGGGCGGTGGCGGGGCTCGTCTCGGGCGGGCTCGTTTACGCCTCGGTTAAGGCGGTCTCGGACGGGCTGAGGGCGAGGAGCGCGATCGAAAAGCTCCCGCTTCTCGATAAAAACCTCGGGGTCGTGCTCATAAAGGACGACTCGCTCAAGGCCGCCTTCACCCACGGGCTCCTAAGGCCCAGGGTATACCTCTCCACGGGCCTCCTGAAGGGGCTTACCAGGGAAGAGGCTCATGCGGTCCTCCTGCACGAGGCCCATCACAGAAAACATATGGACACCTTGAAATTCTTCTGCCTCTCGCTTTTCAGGAACGCCCTCTTCTACCTGCCGCTCGTCGGGTGGCTGGCCGAGCGGGTGAGGGAGAAGAGCGAGAGGGCCGCCGACGACAGCGTCGTTAAGAAGACCGGCAACGGCCTCGGCCTCGCAAGCGCGCTCGTTAAGGTGGCAAGAACGTCTACCCCCCTGCCGCTGCCCGTCTCCATAAAGGGAAGCGGCGAGACGGAAAGCAGGATAAAGAGGCTCGTGGAGGGGGAGGGGGGGGAGCCAAGGCTCTCCGTTCCGCCCCGGAGGCTGGTGGCGTCGAGTCTGGCCATAGCCGCCTTGATCGTCCTCGGCCTGTCCCTGCCGCTCCTGGCTTCGACCGACAGTTGCGATATGGACCACTGCTCCATGCACGGCCAGGATGTAGGCAACGAGTGCGAAACCCACTGCGAGACACAGGGATAA